The proteins below are encoded in one region of Sminthopsis crassicaudata isolate SCR6 chromosome 1, ASM4859323v1, whole genome shotgun sequence:
- the ARMC5 gene encoding armadillo repeat-containing protein 5 — MAAAKPTPTESLSFCLAQLTAAAVEGPGGGKDSTANEAPLSRALLALRTRHVKAAGDIERFRARGGLRPLLALLRRTAAVAAGPAPPPAGPGPAPPPATSTGAAGPAPPSGTAPPASTSAPARLRRTLDLALSILANCCTEGACRTEVRRLGGILPLVSILQCVRTDSIQNRTARALGNLAMEAESCGEIHRAGAVPLLVEILTASQDSQCLQSVVRALRNLADSPQHRLALAQQGAVRPLAELLATTSDPALTSALARALLELSRGCSRACAEQLSLGGGLGPLVSLATHPKKTVRDAAILTLANLCAQGLVRPALGNAGGVEVLLSELRRRRGSSGAGPVSQQALVRAVCLLCREAINRARLRDAGGLELLMSLLRDPRAEAFHPRVVAALVGFLYDTGALGRLQALGLVPLLAGQLSGEVGEEEEEGHEAASCDFPEERTPGPTEAGSFRSLRSWLISEGYAVAPGDISPDWSPEHCPLPELPAVPVRPLQQRCLQDSFSFSPVSHPPPTSPPNTALSVETPSTSQLETPSRSGDIPNPSPPPLKTSGRTEELWGREGPALLLLSRFSQAPDPSGALVTGPALQGLLGYVTGAPGPPNPRALRILARLTCNPACLEAFVRSYGAALIRAWLVLGVAPDDWRASKPLRARTGDRKHRELGEMLLQNLTVQAESPFGVGALTHLLLSGTPEDRVACALTLPFICRKPALWRRLLLDQGGLRLLLTALSRPAPHPLFFFFAADSLSCLRCLISPSVDSAQPPVDSSPTSPCLYGQLLGPTPSLVPDLHFLLDSGLRLPAIRASAADASPFFRALLSGGFAEAHLSLVPLRGLSPGAAWPILHHLHGCRGCGAALQPIPPPGQPLLGSEAEAALEAAGRFLLPILEEELEEAVESVHLGPYGPPEAVGEVFRLGGTRLAARCAHWTLGPGRSPQARATALAGLVEAAGEEGGPLTEALLGAVMGMRGRL; from the exons atggcggcggcGAAACCGACCCCCACCGAGTCGCTCTCGTTCTGCCTCGCGCAGCTCACAGCAGCGGCCGTGGAGGGGCCGGGTGGGGGAAAGGACTCTACAGCCAACGAAGCCCCCCTGAGCCGCGCGCTCCTAGCCCTCCGCACGCGCCACGTCAAGGCGGCGGGGGATATTGAGCGTTTCCGGGCACGCGGCGGGCTCCGCCCCCTGCTCGCTCTGCTGCGGCGCACGGCAGCAGTGGCGGCGGGACCCGCCCCGCCCCCAGCAGGCCCCGGCCCCGCCCCCCCACCGGCCACGTCGACGGGCGCAGCCGGTCCCGCCCCTCCCTCGGGTACCGCCCCCCCCGCTTCTACGTCAGCACCAGCGCGCTTGCGTAGAACGCTCGATTTGGCCCTCAGCATCCTCGCCAACTGCTGCACGGAGGGGGCGTGCCGGACTGAAGTGCGCAGACTCGGAGGTATTCTCCCACTTG TGAGCATCTTACAGTGTGTGAGGACTGACAGCATACAGAATCGGACAGCGAGAGCTTTAGGAAACCTGGCTATGGAGGCTGAAAGCTGTGGAGAGATCCACAGAGCCG gtgctGTGCCTCTACTGGTTGAGATCCTCACTGCCTCTCAGGACTCCCAGTGTCTTCAAAGTGTCGTCCGCGCCCTTCGCAACTTGGCTGATTCACCTCAGCATCGCCTGGCCCTGGCCCAACAAGGGGCAGTTAGGCCCCTAGCAGAGCTACTGGCTACAACCTCTGATCCTGCCCTGACTTCAGCCCTTGCTAGGGCCCTGTTGGAACTAAGCCGAGGGTGCTCTCGGGCCTGTGCTGAACAGCTGAGCTTGGGTGGTGGACTGGGACCCCTAGTGAGCCTGGCCACTCATCCCAAGAAGACAGTACGTGATGCAGCCATCCTGACTCTGGCCAACCTGTGTGCCCAGGGCCTGGTGCGTCCTGCTTTGGGCAATGCTGGTGGTGTGGAAGTACTACTCAGTGAACTCCGGAGAAGAAGAGGATCCAGTGGGGCTGGCCCAGTGTCCCAGCAAGCCCTGGTACGGGCCGTGTGCCTTTTGTGCCGTGAGGCTATTAATAGAGCACGACTAAGGGACGCTGGGGGTCTGGAGCTACTCATGTCCCTTCTGAGAGACCCAAGGGCAGAGGCCTTTCACCCTCGTGTAGTAGCAGCACTTGTTGGCTTCCTGTATGACACTGGGGCCCTAGGAAGACTACAAGCATTAGGGCTTGTGCCATTGCTggcagggcagctaagtggtgaggttggagaagaggaagaagagggtcATGAGGCTGCCTCCTGTGACTTCCCTGAGGAGCGGACCCCAGGACCAACAGAGGCTGGGAGCTTCAGGAGTCTCAG GTCATGGCTGATATCAGAAGGCTATGCTGTGGCACCTGGAGATATTTCGCCTGATTGGTCCCCTGAACACTGCCCCCTGCCAGAGCTTCCTGCTGTCCCAGTCAGGCCGCTTCAACAAAGATGCCTACAGGACAGCTTTTCCTTCTCCCCGGTGTCCCATCCCCCACCAACCTCTCCTCCAAATACTGCCCTAAGCGTGGAGACCCCAAGCACCTCACAACTAGAGACTCCCAGTCGCTCAGGTGACATCCCAAACCCCTCACCACCCCCACTAAAGACATCTGGTCGGACTGAAGAATTATGGGGACGAGAAGGGCCAGCACTTTTACTCTTGTCACGCTTCTCACAAGCCCCTGATCCCAGTGGGGCGCTAGTGACTGGCCCAGCACTACAAGGCCTGCTTGGCTATGTGACTGGAGCCCCTGGTCCCCCAAATCCTCGGGCCCTGCGAATTCTGGCCCGCCTCACCTGCAACCCTGCTTGCTTAGAAGCTTTTGTCCGAAGCTACGGTGCGGCACTCATCCGGGCCTGGCTAGTGTTGGGTGTTGCCCCAGATGATTGGAGGGCCTCAAAGCCACTCCGGGCTCGAACAGGCGATCGAAAACATAGAGAACTAG GTGAAATGCTGCTTCAGAACCTGACAGTCCAGGCTGAGTCTCCTTTCGGGGTAGGAGCACTCACTCACTTGCTTCTCTCTGGGACTCCGGAAGATCGAGTTGCCTGTGCATTGACTCTGCCCTTTATCTGCAG GAAACCGGCTCTCTGGAGACGTCTACTTCTCGACCAAGGTGGACTCCGCCTCCTTCTGACAGCACTTTCTCGTCCAGCCCCTCAcccacttttcttcttttttgctgctGATTCCCTCTCCTGCCTTCGATGCCTAATCTCCCCATCAGTGGACTCTGCCCAACCTCCTGTGGATTCTTCTCCAACCTCCCCTTGCCTCTATGGGCAACTTCTGGGCCCTACCCCATCCCTAGTCCCTGACCTCCATTTCCTGCTGGACTCTGGCCTCCGACTACCTGCCATCCGGGCCTCTGCAGCCGATGCTTCCCCCTTCTTCCGAGCCTTGCTATCGGGAGGCTTTGCTGAGGCTCATTTGAGCCTTGTGCCACTGAGAGGCTTGTCCCCAGGAGCCGCTTGGCCTATTCTGCACCATCTCCATGGCTGCCGGGGCTGTGGGGCTGCCCTACAGCCCATCCCACCTCCAGGACAACCCCTTTTGGGCTCTGAGGCAGAAGCTGCCCTAGAGGCAGCTGGTCGGTTTCTGCTGCCCATTCTAGAGGAAGAACTGGAAGAAGCTGTGGAAAGTGTGCACCTAGGACCTTATGGTCCCCCTGAAGCAGTAGGCGAGGTATTCCGCCTTGGTGGAACCCGTCTAGCTGCAAGATGTGCCCACTGGACCCTGGGACCTGGCCGGAGCCCACAAGCTCGGGCAACAGCCCTAGCTGGACTGGTAGAAGCAGCAGGCGAGGAGGGTGGGCCCCTGACTGAGGCCCTTTTGGGGGCTGTGATGGGGATGAGAGGGAGGCTGTGA